In Mesorhizobium shangrilense, the genomic stretch CATCCGAAATGGTGTCGGTGACGTCGACCAGGGCCGCCTGCGGGTTGAAGAAGATGTTGACCGGCGCGACGGTGTAGGAAGCGATAAGCGCCTTGATGATCTCGTGGTCGAAATCGAAGACGAAGAGCAGCATCAGGGCCGAGAACGAGATGATGGCGGCAAGCGCCGCCTGCGGCTCGGGCTCCTCGATGGCCGGCCCGCCGGAGCCGCCATAGCCGATCAGCATGGCGATGGCCGAGCCCATGAAGCGCAGCGCTTCCATGTAGAGCCTGGTCATGGCGCCGATCAGGCCGCCGACCAGAAGTTCGGAGATGATCATCGGCACAAGGATCTGGGGGCGGGGATCGACGAACGGAAAGATCCGGTCCCACAGGAAGGTGAGCAGGCCGCCGGTGGCGGCGACCGCGACGAACAGCCTGACCTGGACCGGAACGCGGGCGCTGGACAGGCCGGGCATCAGCATGAAGCAGGCGCCGATGCGGCAGAAGGCGAGGAACGCCGCGATGACGACGCCTTGCGAGAGTGCGGTCACGATATGGTCCCGAGCACCCTGATCTCGACGCCCTTGGCGATTTCGACATGGCTGAGCACCGGCAGCGTGGTGAACAGGCGCTCGATGATCATGCGCACATAGGGGCGGGCGTCGGGCGCGGTGACCAGCACGAAACGCTCGCCGGCCTCCAGATGCTTCTTGATCGCCTTGGTGGC encodes the following:
- the fliR gene encoding flagellar biosynthetic protein FliR gives rise to the protein MTALSQGVVIAAFLAFCRIGACFMLMPGLSSARVPVQVRLFVAVAATGGLLTFLWDRIFPFVDPRPQILVPMIISELLVGGLIGAMTRLYMEALRFMGSAIAMLIGYGGSGGPAIEEPEPQAALAAIISFSALMLLFVFDFDHEIIKALIASYTVAPVNIFFNPQAALVDVTDTISDAFFLVIRLGSPFVAYAILVNLTIGFVNKLTPQIPIYFISLPFVIAGGMIIFYFAVGTLLSLFANGFVDLSLAR